Proteins from one Acidiphilium multivorum AIU301 genomic window:
- a CDS encoding c-type cytochrome: MKSTLLIAVAAGAFCIASAQAANVAHGKALFQAQCAACHSVSPGQNGIGPSLAGVYGAKAAATPGFQFSPALKKSGIVWNASTLDKFLANPQADVPGTKMPYMGMANATDRADVVAYLQTLGK; encoded by the coding sequence ATGAAATCCACTCTTCTCATCGCCGTTGCCGCGGGTGCATTCTGCATCGCGAGCGCGCAGGCGGCGAACGTGGCACATGGCAAGGCACTGTTTCAGGCCCAGTGCGCAGCCTGCCATAGCGTGAGCCCGGGGCAGAACGGGATCGGCCCGTCATTGGCGGGCGTCTACGGCGCGAAGGCCGCTGCGACCCCGGGATTCCAGTTCTCCCCGGCGCTCAAGAAGTCCGGAATCGTGTGGAACGCCTCGACGCTCGACAAGTTCCTGGCCAATCCGCAGGCGGATGTGCCGGGCACCAAGATGCCCTATATGGGCATGGCCAATGCCACCGATCGGGCCGACGTGGTCGCCTATCTGCAGACGCTCGGCAAATAA
- a CDS encoding CHAT domain-containing protein: MRRTVLVLAALAGLALLSACTRPPPGAYAHDTDSPQSASGRQLALGKNTSGETCTASRTTSGGALIYCGSWHQPSAEVHAGPEANRANLNAIVTRGNWRAGLEQRYACGNPKPTTVLGHYPGEVLLCTQRIGGWPHVALAALIRGHVWFADGVQPAFPAMERAVGVISGAVPAADAGAMTTSVSDSQLADRLAAAAFTSGDIHEYGKLMTLGNRSNQAEDYPAAITAYRAALALQQKALGPENPNTVTPMLDLALNLSDQGDYSQADALLAQAAKLAPLAVDPTAVARLDHYRGLDQLNQGHDRRALRLLSAANRDYASLLPRSVLRPHPAATGSDDGFGLSAGSRGGSLLAAQSTLLSPIGQQALLGVIETLRYEGVVLDAAGHHKQAAVKIDRASAIASANGIAPPVLRARLDRSTAAVDTAFDRTASAAARLAQASYDFEHALPGSRPVADTHLLRGGVLDLAGQPGKALEACRAGIKLLARLRLGTSAALVAPCLDAANREAEKNPARAGVLRAEMFAMAELAQGSTTSREIAESAARLAADSKSPKVAAAIRAHQDAVIALSRLYRERDGIAHERQATPAAINAIDMKIAAATRRLAEADESVEAAAPNFGQLVQQVVPAGTVLDRLRPGEAFLDIMPAPDGTWTFLLHDGRIAVAHTKVDETRMTALVRKVRQSVVPTQAGLPTFAMTSAEAIYRATLAPFATDLAKTTAMVVSPAGALLSLPFALLPTEPVAPGTPLAKVPWLIRKMTLVYVPAAANFVSLRAIAGTSPAKQPWFGFGDFKNTSLAQAEATFSGPSCGDSARLFAGLPHLPYAKLELDAARAIFKAPASDELLGAAFTVPNVEHADLKQYRILHFATHALLPSELPCAHEPAIVTSPPPGARSAANSMLTTSDITNLKLNADLVILSACNTGGGDGKAGGEALSGLARAFFFAGARALMVTQWSVNDQVSSYLVATTLTHLASSTGEGAAASLRSAQLDLIRGAASGTLPAKLADPFFWAPFVVIGDGGQGTRNLAK, encoded by the coding sequence ATGCGCCGAACGGTCCTGGTTCTGGCCGCCCTTGCCGGCCTGGCGCTGTTGAGCGCGTGCACGCGGCCGCCGCCGGGCGCCTATGCGCATGACACGGATTCCCCGCAATCGGCCAGCGGCCGGCAACTCGCGCTGGGCAAAAATACCAGCGGCGAAACCTGCACCGCCAGCCGCACGACCTCCGGCGGCGCATTGATCTACTGCGGCAGTTGGCACCAGCCCAGCGCCGAAGTGCATGCGGGTCCGGAGGCGAACCGGGCGAACCTGAATGCAATCGTTACGCGAGGAAACTGGCGGGCCGGTCTCGAACAGCGCTACGCGTGCGGCAATCCAAAGCCGACAACGGTGCTCGGGCACTACCCTGGAGAGGTTCTGCTCTGCACGCAGCGGATCGGCGGCTGGCCGCATGTCGCCCTGGCAGCCTTGATCCGCGGCCATGTGTGGTTTGCCGATGGCGTGCAACCGGCTTTTCCAGCCATGGAACGCGCCGTCGGCGTGATCAGCGGCGCAGTGCCAGCCGCCGATGCCGGCGCGATGACCACTTCGGTTTCCGACAGCCAGCTTGCCGACCGCCTCGCCGCCGCCGCCTTCACCTCGGGTGATATCCACGAGTACGGCAAGTTGATGACGCTCGGCAACCGCTCCAACCAGGCCGAGGATTACCCTGCCGCCATCACCGCCTACCGGGCCGCGCTCGCGCTGCAGCAAAAGGCGCTTGGGCCGGAAAATCCGAATACGGTGACGCCGATGCTGGATCTTGCCCTGAATCTCTCGGATCAGGGCGATTATAGCCAGGCTGACGCCCTGCTTGCGCAGGCGGCGAAGCTGGCTCCCCTGGCCGTGGATCCCACGGCGGTCGCGCGACTCGACCATTATCGGGGTCTCGATCAACTCAATCAGGGTCATGATCGCCGTGCGCTGCGGCTGCTCTCGGCCGCAAACCGGGATTATGCATCGCTTCTGCCCCGCTCCGTGTTGCGCCCCCACCCTGCCGCGACCGGGTCCGACGATGGCTTCGGCCTTTCGGCCGGAAGCCGGGGGGGATCGCTCCTCGCCGCCCAGTCGACCCTGTTGAGCCCGATCGGGCAGCAGGCCCTGCTCGGCGTGATCGAAACACTGCGGTATGAGGGCGTGGTGCTCGATGCGGCCGGGCATCACAAGCAGGCCGCCGTGAAAATTGACCGTGCATCGGCGATCGCTTCGGCGAACGGTATTGCTCCTCCCGTGCTTCGCGCCAGGCTTGACCGGAGCACGGCCGCCGTCGACACGGCGTTTGACAGGACCGCCTCGGCTGCCGCCAGGCTGGCGCAAGCCTCGTATGATTTCGAACATGCCCTGCCCGGTTCGCGCCCCGTCGCCGACACGCACCTGCTGCGCGGCGGCGTGCTCGACCTCGCCGGTCAACCCGGAAAGGCCCTGGAGGCTTGCCGGGCCGGCATAAAGCTTCTCGCCCGCCTGCGCCTCGGCACCTCTGCGGCCCTGGTTGCTCCGTGCCTCGACGCGGCCAATCGGGAAGCGGAGAAGAATCCTGCCCGGGCCGGGGTGCTTCGCGCCGAGATGTTCGCGATGGCGGAACTCGCGCAAGGCAGCACGACCAGCCGTGAAATCGCCGAGTCCGCCGCGCGGCTGGCCGCAGACTCAAAGAGCCCCAAAGTCGCCGCCGCGATCCGCGCCCATCAGGATGCCGTCATCGCCCTGTCGCGCCTCTACCGGGAGCGTGACGGCATCGCCCATGAACGGCAGGCAACGCCGGCCGCCATCAACGCAATCGACATGAAGATCGCGGCGGCAACCCGGCGGCTCGCCGAAGCGGACGAGTCCGTCGAGGCGGCGGCACCGAATTTCGGCCAGCTGGTCCAGCAGGTCGTGCCCGCCGGCACCGTGCTCGACCGGCTGAGGCCTGGCGAAGCCTTTCTCGATATCATGCCGGCGCCGGACGGCACGTGGACGTTCCTGTTGCACGACGGGCGGATCGCCGTCGCGCACACGAAGGTCGACGAGACGCGCATGACCGCACTGGTCCGCAAAGTGCGCCAAAGCGTCGTGCCGACGCAGGCGGGATTGCCGACCTTCGCGATGACGTCTGCCGAAGCGATCTATCGCGCGACCCTGGCCCCCTTCGCGACCGACCTCGCGAAGACCACGGCGATGGTGGTTTCACCGGCCGGGGCGCTGCTGTCGCTGCCATTCGCGCTGCTGCCCACCGAGCCGGTCGCCCCCGGCACGCCGCTGGCCAAGGTGCCCTGGCTGATCAGGAAGATGACGCTGGTCTACGTTCCCGCGGCCGCGAATTTCGTCTCGCTGCGCGCCATCGCCGGCACGTCGCCCGCCAAGCAGCCCTGGTTTGGCTTCGGGGACTTCAAGAACACGAGCCTGGCCCAGGCCGAGGCCACGTTTAGTGGCCCCAGTTGCGGCGACAGCGCCCGGCTCTTCGCCGGCCTGCCCCACCTGCCGTATGCGAAGCTCGAACTTGACGCCGCCCGCGCGATCTTCAAGGCACCCGCATCGGACGAGCTGCTGGGGGCGGCCTTCACGGTCCCGAATGTCGAGCACGCCGACCTGAAGCAATACCGGATCCTGCATTTCGCGACCCACGCGCTGCTGCCCTCCGAACTGCCCTGCGCTCATGAACCGGCGATCGTCACCTCGCCGCCGCCCGGCGCCAGGTCCGCGGCGAACTCGATGCTGACGACCTCCGACATCACCAATCTCAAACTGAACGCCGACCTCGTGATCCTGTCGGCATGCAATACGGGCGGGGGCGACGGAAAGGCCGGCGGTGAAGCGCTTTCCGGCCTTGCCCGCGCGTTCTTCTTCGCCGGCGCCCGCGCGCTGATGGTCACGCAATGGTCGGTGAACGACCAGGTCAGTTCCTATCTGGTCGCAACCACGCTCACCCATCTGGCCTCATCGACGGGCGAGGGGGCGGCCGCGAGCCTGCGGAGCGCCCAGCTCGACCTGATCAGGGGCGCCGCGTCCGGCACCCTGCCGGCCAAGCTCGCCGATCCGTTCTTCTGGGCGCCTTTCGTGGTCATCGGCGACGGTGGACAGGGCACGCGCAATCTGGCCAAGTAG
- a CDS encoding serine/threonine-protein kinase: MAAPDLTKLGKYDIVRILGRGAMGTVYEGFDPIIARRVAIKTVNLDDTDDAEAAEGLLRFRREAQAAGRLTHPNIVGIYDYGETDGLAYIVMEYVEGETLKSVLDRGERFATVDALRMMRSLLAGLAYSHDNGVIHRDIKPANVMITRDDQVKLADFGVARIESSSLTQAGTMIGTPSYMSPEQFMGQTIDMRTDIYSAGVMLYQLLTGEKPFEGSITAIMHKVLNVEPPAPSALSISVPPRLDAIVRKAMAKRPDDRFADAREFAQALATAESDTGSGSLSLAGEGVDGDATMIASSGRHAAAAPEASVRLPTPPAPAGETGGRRGLLIGGIAAAALIVAGGGTYFLLGGGHHAAQQAAPSHPSATKPASARSVKTPAPAPAPPVAAQATPAPASAPTPVPPPSAATIEARLTAAVRQTSCAMATGSARNGDFQVSALVRAANKPALAAAIDDVARAIPSAHVAVTLDDFTGPYCGMVSTIEPYAPVFADAAQRLGFRLAGGVNRLAKGQPITVRVKPPAWAHDLEIDYVSSNGQIYRLHPAADRKDGIISDTLGQVGAPFGRDMIVAIASTAPLPLATGDQLTSTKAWPGQLQSALSTITQKGGRVATAAILLDTRPK; the protein is encoded by the coding sequence ATGGCAGCGCCAGATCTGACGAAGCTCGGAAAATATGACATCGTCCGTATTCTCGGCCGGGGCGCCATGGGCACCGTCTACGAAGGCTTCGATCCGATCATTGCGCGTCGCGTCGCCATCAAGACGGTCAATCTCGATGATACCGACGACGCCGAGGCCGCCGAGGGGCTGCTCCGGTTCCGGCGGGAAGCGCAGGCCGCCGGACGGCTGACGCATCCGAACATCGTGGGCATCTACGATTACGGCGAGACCGACGGGCTTGCCTATATCGTCATGGAATATGTCGAAGGCGAAACACTGAAATCGGTGCTCGACAGAGGCGAACGCTTTGCCACGGTCGACGCGCTGCGAATGATGCGGTCGCTGCTCGCAGGACTGGCCTACAGCCACGACAACGGCGTTATCCATCGTGACATCAAGCCTGCCAATGTGATGATCACGAGAGATGACCAGGTGAAGCTCGCCGATTTCGGCGTCGCCAGAATCGAAAGTTCGAGCCTCACCCAGGCCGGGACGATGATCGGCACGCCTTCGTACATGTCTCCCGAGCAGTTCATGGGGCAGACGATCGACATGCGGACCGACATCTATTCCGCAGGCGTCATGCTTTATCAGCTACTCACTGGCGAGAAGCCGTTCGAAGGCTCGATCACCGCGATCATGCACAAGGTGCTGAACGTCGAGCCGCCAGCGCCCTCGGCCCTGTCGATCTCGGTGCCGCCGAGGCTCGATGCAATCGTCCGCAAGGCGATGGCGAAACGGCCGGACGACCGTTTCGCCGACGCAAGGGAATTCGCGCAAGCCCTGGCAACCGCGGAGTCCGACACCGGTTCCGGCAGCCTCTCGCTCGCTGGCGAGGGAGTTGATGGAGATGCGACGATGATCGCCTCTTCCGGCCGTCATGCCGCCGCCGCACCGGAAGCCTCCGTCCGCTTGCCCACCCCTCCCGCACCCGCGGGCGAGACCGGCGGCCGGCGTGGCCTCCTCATCGGCGGAATTGCCGCGGCCGCGTTGATCGTCGCCGGCGGCGGCACTTATTTCCTGCTGGGCGGCGGGCACCATGCCGCGCAGCAAGCCGCGCCGTCCCACCCCTCCGCGACGAAGCCGGCCTCAGCCAGAAGCGTCAAGACGCCGGCGCCGGCGCCCGCGCCACCGGTTGCCGCTCAAGCGACGCCCGCGCCCGCATCGGCGCCCACACCCGTGCCGCCGCCCTCGGCCGCCACGATCGAGGCGCGACTGACCGCCGCCGTGCGTCAGACCTCCTGCGCGATGGCAACCGGAAGCGCCCGGAACGGAGACTTCCAGGTCTCGGCTCTCGTTCGCGCTGCGAACAAGCCCGCGCTGGCGGCAGCGATCGACGATGTCGCCCGCGCGATTCCCTCGGCGCATGTTGCCGTCACGCTCGACGATTTCACCGGCCCGTATTGCGGCATGGTTTCGACGATCGAGCCCTATGCACCCGTCTTCGCGGATGCCGCCCAGCGACTCGGCTTCAGGCTTGCGGGCGGCGTCAACCGCCTTGCCAAGGGGCAGCCGATCACTGTGCGCGTGAAGCCGCCCGCATGGGCCCATGATCTCGAGATCGACTATGTCTCGAGCAATGGGCAGATCTATCGTCTCCACCCCGCCGCGGACCGGAAGGACGGGATCATCAGCGACACGCTGGGTCAGGTTGGCGCGCCGTTCGGGAGGGACATGATCGTTGCCATCGCCTCGACCGCCCCGCTGCCGCTGGCCACGGGCGATCAGCTAACATCGACGAAAGCATGGCCAGGACAGCTTCAGTCCGCGCTTTCGACGATCACGCAAAAAGGCGGCCGCGTCGCCACGGCCGCCATATTGCTTGATACGAGACCCAAATGA